A region of Oncorhynchus keta strain PuntledgeMale-10-30-2019 unplaced genomic scaffold, Oket_V2 Un_scaffold_8240_pilon_pilon, whole genome shotgun sequence DNA encodes the following proteins:
- the LOC118383321 gene encoding zinc finger protein 883-like, whose amino-acid sequence MSSPSCSPPDEEEEEEVCWTEKEGLWLNVVVKEEEEEEDVTVTKVEEEEVVTVKQEVEGEAVTVKEEKDVFRVKEEEEEGKEDVTVKEEEEEEDDAVFGVKEEQEEEGEMTVTLKDEETGDLINTRERRDYRGSSGEPQQRHDADEAETSLSASEQPKKHQQRITGKTPHCCADCGKSYSRSDSLKLHQRIHTDDKSHCCSDCGKRLTSSADLIRHQRIHTGEKPYSCDQCGKSFNVPSSLKTHQRIHTGEKPYNCCQCGKSFSSSSRLTIHQRIHTGENPYICDQCGMNFTTSSQLSLHQRIHTGDKPYSCNQCGKSFAHSRSLTAHLRIHTGEKPHCCSDCGKGFHSSADLKIHQRIHTGEKPYSCSDCGKSFSKSSTLQSHQRIHTGEKPYSCSDCGKTFSKSSTLQSHQRIHTGEKPYSCFQCGKSFTESRRLTTHQRTHTGVKPYHCSDCGKRFVSSGHLKSHQRTHTGEKPYSCDQCGKSFTHSSSLTIHQRKHTGEKPYSCDQCGKSFVTSSQLTIHQRTHTGEKSHSCDQCGKSFVTSSRLTIHQRTHTGEKPYSCDQCGKSFVTSSSLTIHQRTHTGEKPYRCAQCGKCFTTSSHLTIHQRTHTGQNPYSLNQSGKNFTQPN is encoded by the exons ATGAGTTCACCAAGCTGCTCTCCTcctgatgaagaggaggaggaggaggtctgctggacggagaaagaggGTCTGTGGCTGAATGTTGtcgtgaaagaggaagaggaagaagaggatgtcACAGTAACAaaagtagaggaagaggaggttgtcacagtaaaacaagaagtagagggtgaggctgttacagtgaaagaagagaaagatgttttcagagtgaaagaggaggaggaagagggaaaggaggatgtgactgtgaaagaagaagaggaggaagaggatgatgcagtttttggagtgaaggaggagcaagaggaggagggggagatgactgTCACATTGAAAGACGAGGAAACAGGAGATCTGATTAACACCA gagagagacgggactatcgtggatcctctggggagcctcaacaacgtCATGACGCTGACGAGGCAGAGACGAGTCTCTCCGCATCAGAACAACCCAAGAAACACCAGCAGAGAATTACAGGAAAGACACCTCACTGCTGcgctgactgtgggaagagttacTCAAGATCAGATTCACTAAAACTTCACCAGAGAATTCACACAGATGATAAAtctcactgctgctctgactgtgggaagagacttACCTCTTCGGCAGACCTTATCAGACACCAGAGAATCCATACAGGAGAGAAACcgtatagctgtgatcagtgtgggaagagttttaatGTTCCAAGCAGCCTGAaaacacaccagagaattcacacaggagagaagccttataactgttgtcaatgtgggaagagtttttctTCATCTAGCCGTCTGACTatacaccagagaatacacacaggagagaatccTTAtatctgtgatcaatgtgggatgAATTTTACTACGTCTAGCCAGCTGTCTttgcaccagagaatacacacaggagataagccttatagctgtaatcaatgtgggaagagttttgctcACTCACGCAGCCTGACAGCACACCTGAgaatacacactggagagaaacctcactgttgctctgactgtgggaagggATTCCACTCTTCAGCAGACCTTAAAATACATCAGAGAATCcatacaggagagaaaccttatagctgctCTGATTGTGGGAAGAGCTTTTCAAAATCATCTACATTACaatcacaccagagaattcacaccggagagaaaccttatagctgctCAGACTGTGGGAAGACCTTTTCAAAATCATCTACATTACaatcacaccagagaattcacactggagagaaaccttatagctgttttcaatgtgggaagagttttactgaATCTAGACGGCTAACtacacaccagagaacacacaccggAGTGAAaccttaccactgctctgactgtggaaagagaTTTGTTTCGTCAGGACATTTaaaatcacaccagagaacacacacaggagagaagccttatagctgtgatcaatgtgggaagagcttTACTCACTCAAGCAGCCTGACTATAcaccagagaaaacacacaggagagaaaccttatagctgtgatcaatgtgggaagagttttgttacATCAAGCCAGCTGACCatacatcagagaacacacacaggagagaaatctcatagctgtgatcaatgtgggaagagttttgttacATCTAGCCGTTTGAcaatacaccagagaacacacacaggagagaaaccttacagctgtgatcaatgtgggaagagttttgttacATCTAGCAGTCTGactatacaccagagaacacacacaggagagaaaccttatagatGTGCTCAATGTGGGAAGTGTTTTACTACATCGAGCCATCTGactatacaccagagaacacacacaggacagaatcCTTATAGTTTAAATCAATCTGGGAAGAATTTTACTCAGCCAAACTAG